In a genomic window of Paramicrobacterium chengjingii:
- a CDS encoding carbohydrate kinase family protein, with the protein MRPSSAPVAVIGDALIDELRDPSGTRDFVGGAALNVAVGLARLGVQTTLIAMIGDDADGARIAEFLDQHGVGFVRTIGPNGTSRAISDRRAGEPRYVFNDAAQKRAIDFGPEAQQAIDEAPYTLVSCFPFDDLDQVDQLTASVPHDRRRLIVDPNPRSGMLHSRERFVQGFEAVTGFCELIKVGDDDARILYGAGLDELVSRLADAGVPHVVGTAGRDGAFVRSRSEIVRRPVADLPGDVIDTMGAGDAVLASVVESLVAAGEPDSDAAWGVVLDRAMRVAAATCRHEGALLRVP; encoded by the coding sequence ATGCGCCCCTCGTCTGCCCCCGTCGCCGTGATCGGTGACGCGTTGATCGATGAACTTCGTGACCCCTCTGGAACCCGCGACTTCGTGGGTGGTGCGGCGCTCAACGTTGCAGTCGGTCTTGCTCGGCTCGGAGTGCAGACAACGCTCATCGCCATGATCGGCGACGATGCCGACGGCGCGCGAATTGCCGAGTTTCTCGACCAGCACGGTGTGGGCTTTGTGCGCACAATTGGGCCGAACGGCACCTCGCGGGCAATCAGCGACCGTCGGGCAGGGGAGCCGCGCTACGTATTCAACGATGCGGCGCAGAAGCGAGCCATCGACTTCGGCCCCGAGGCGCAGCAGGCCATCGACGAGGCGCCCTACACTCTCGTCAGCTGTTTTCCATTTGACGATCTCGACCAGGTTGATCAGCTGACAGCATCCGTTCCCCACGATCGACGACGCCTGATCGTCGACCCCAATCCACGATCGGGCATGCTGCACTCGCGTGAACGGTTCGTGCAGGGCTTTGAAGCGGTCACCGGGTTCTGCGAACTCATCAAGGTCGGCGACGATGATGCACGGATTCTGTATGGCGCTGGCCTTGATGAGCTCGTCTCGCGGCTTGCCGACGCTGGAGTGCCGCACGTCGTCGGAACTGCGGGTCGCGACGGTGCTTTCGTGCGTAGCCGCAGTGAAATCGTGAGGCGTCCGGTCGCTGACCTGCCCGGTGACGTGATCGACACGATGGGTGCGGGCGATGCCGTGCTCGCATCTGTGGTTGAGAGCCTGGTCGCGGCAGGCGAGCCTGATTCGGACGCTGCGTGGGGTGTCGTTCTCGATCGAG